The sequence TCGAGGGTGAGGCCCATCGCAGCGAGGAAGGCCTGCGGCCCGCCTGCGGCGATGGCGGGCACGTGCTGCCAGAAATAATCGGAGAGGGGCACGTCCCCCAGGGCGGCGCCGTGGGCGGCGAGGCGATCGAGGTAGAGGCCGAGGTGGATCTGCTCCTCCGCCAGCGCCTGGAGGAAGCCGCGGCGCAGCGAGGCAGGCAGCTCCGGCCATTGGAGCAGGGCCCAGGCGAAGAGCTCCACCGCCATCAACTCGTGGTGGGCGAAGCGGGCGAGGGTGGAGATCCTGGCGGCGGGATCGCCCAGGGCGTTCAGCGGCGGCAGCCGTCCGGCCCCCTTGTGGAGGCGGAGGCGCTCGTTCCGGGCAGGGGCCTCGACGTGGATCGCGGGGCCCGGCGCGCTGTCGTCGAGCCTGCCGCCGTCGGCTGCGCGGGGGGGCGCGAGCTTGGCGGCGAGATCGCCGGCGCGGAGGATCCGGAGGCAGTAATCGCGGACGGTGTCGGTCATCGGCGCGGGGAAGATAACAGGTAGCGGATGGAAGGGGCCGTGTGTAGGCTGCCTTCCCTATGCAGGAGGGAGCCATGGCGGGGAGGAGCGGCGCTGCGGCCATCGTGATCGGAGACGAGATCCTCTCCGGCAAGATCCGCGACAGCAACGGTCCCTACCTGATCGACAAGCTCCGTGGCGTGGGGATGCCGCTCGGCCGCATCCTCACCGTGGGCGACGATCTCGACGAGATCGCCTGGGCGATCAACAGCTGCCGGGGCACCTTCCGTCCGCTCTTCACCTCCGGGGGGATCGGCCCCACCCACGACGACCTCACCGTCGCCGGGGTGGCCCGGGCCCTCGGCCGCGAGGTGATCCGCCACCCGGAGATCGAGGCGGCGATCCGCTCCCACTACGGCGACGCGATGAAGGAGGAGGCCCTGCGCCTCGCCAACGTGCCCGAGGGCGCGGTCCTCGTCCGCTCGCCGCGGAGCTGGTACCCGGTGATCGCGGTGGAGGAGATCTTCCTGCTCCCCGGCGTGCCCGAGCTCTTTCGCATGCACGTGGACGGGCTGGTGGAACGCTACCGCGGCGATCCCTTCTACCTGCGCTGCGTCTACCTCGGGGTCGGGGAGACGGAGGTTGCCGCGGTGCTCGATCGGATCGCCCGCGAGCACCCCGCCGTCGCCCTCGGCTCCTACCCGCGCCTCGACGACGCCGACCACCGGGTGAAGCTCACCCTGGAGGCGCAGGTGGAGGCGCCGGTGGAGGCGGCCCTCGCCGCGCTCCTCGCCCTCCTGCCCGTCGAGATCGTGCTCCGGATCGAGTAGCCGCCCCAGCTACGCGATTCAGCCGGCCACCGCCGAGCCGAGCTGCTGGCGCAGCGCCAGGTGCTCGGCGGAGAGCGCCCACCGCAGGAGCTCCAGCGCCCGCGGTGTCTCCTCCAGCGCGGCCCGCACCGCTGCGTGATCCTCGAGCGCCAGCTGCGGCGACACCTCGCGGAGCACCTGCTCGAAGGCGAGCTCGGGATCCGCCGCGAGGAGGAGCGCTGCCCGATCGGCCCCGTGGCGGACCGCGTCGACGAAGGCCGCGGCGTCCCACGGCGAGGGCTCGGCGGCGATGGTCCTGGCGATCGGCTCGATCGCCCGCCGCGTCCTGCGCGAGAGCGCTTTGGCGAGGCGCCTGGCGAGGCCCTCGTCGACGGGTCCGAGCCCCTCGAAGTGGGGCTCGTGGAGCTGCACCGCCGCGCCGAGGATCGCCGCCGACTCCGCCGCTGGGAGCCGGTGCACGAAGGCGTCACCCTGGGCCATCTGCCAGGCGAGCCTGCCGAGGAGGAAGGCCTGCGTGCGGGGCGGTGCCGCAGCGAGATCGGCGCCGAGGATCACCGCCTGCGGATCGCTCGCCTCCACCGCGAGCACCCCGGGCTGGGGCGAGCCGTAGAGCTCACAGGTGGCGGAATCGCCGCCGAGGCCCCGGAGCTGCGACTCGAAGGCGAGCCGGAGATCGC is a genomic window of Vulgatibacter sp. containing:
- a CDS encoding DUF455 family protein, with product MTDTVRDYCLRILRAGDLAAKLAPPRAADGGRLDDSAPGPAIHVEAPARNERLRLHKGAGRLPPLNALGDPAARISTLARFAHHELMAVELFAWALLQWPELPASLRRGFLQALAEEQIHLGLYLDRLAAHGAALGDVPLSDYFWQHVPAIAAGGPQAFLAAMGLTLEQANLDFTLLYRDAFRTAGDEATAQVLQRVHDDEIGHVRLAAVWLRRLAGTGDEVEAYAAAVPFPFSAARAKARRFDVKARRRAGLSDAFIDWVRAAKPYGKQG
- a CDS encoding competence/damage-inducible protein A, which gives rise to MAGRSGAAAIVIGDEILSGKIRDSNGPYLIDKLRGVGMPLGRILTVGDDLDEIAWAINSCRGTFRPLFTSGGIGPTHDDLTVAGVARALGREVIRHPEIEAAIRSHYGDAMKEEALRLANVPEGAVLVRSPRSWYPVIAVEEIFLLPGVPELFRMHVDGLVERYRGDPFYLRCVYLGVGETEVAAVLDRIAREHPAVALGSYPRLDDADHRVKLTLEAQVEAPVEAALAALLALLPVEIVLRIE